The Geotalea uraniireducens Rf4 genome window below encodes:
- a CDS encoding acyl-CoA dehydrogenase family protein, giving the protein MEFELSAAQKKARENACSFTEEEIIPFARENDANERFPLEIVRKLGARGLLGGTIPGAYGGAELDWISDGLIFEEIGRGCSSVRTTVSVQVSLVEQVIFNWGSEAQRRSYLPGLCRGEILGCFALTEPGVGSDAAGIGATATPHGDGWLLNGTKNWITNGGVADIAIVFARTGPAAGNKGISAFIVDTKSPGFSSLEIRGKLGLRASSTAALTFRDCFLPGDALLGETGAGLKIALSALDNGRYGVAAGCVGIIQGCVDACVAYARRRQQFGRSIASFQLVQDMIARMAVDLAAARLLVFRAGELKNRGAANSLETSMAKYFASEAAVRAATDAIQVHGAYGYSNAHPVERYLRDAKVATIYEGTSQIQKLIIGEHLLGVKAYV; this is encoded by the coding sequence ATGGAATTCGAACTGTCTGCTGCCCAGAAAAAGGCGCGGGAAAATGCGTGCAGCTTTACCGAGGAGGAGATCATCCCCTTTGCCAGGGAGAACGACGCCAACGAACGATTTCCCCTGGAAATCGTCAGGAAGCTGGGGGCGCGTGGACTGCTGGGGGGGACTATTCCAGGGGCATACGGCGGGGCGGAATTGGACTGGATCAGCGACGGGCTGATCTTCGAAGAGATCGGCCGGGGGTGCTCGTCGGTCAGGACCACCGTTTCCGTGCAGGTTTCCCTCGTAGAGCAGGTGATTTTCAACTGGGGGAGCGAGGCGCAGCGCAGGTCCTATCTGCCCGGGCTTTGCCGCGGTGAGATCCTCGGCTGTTTTGCCCTGACGGAACCGGGGGTTGGTAGCGACGCCGCGGGGATCGGCGCCACGGCAACGCCCCATGGGGACGGCTGGCTCCTGAACGGGACAAAGAACTGGATAACCAATGGCGGAGTGGCGGACATTGCCATCGTCTTCGCCCGCACCGGTCCGGCGGCAGGCAACAAGGGGATATCCGCCTTTATCGTTGATACGAAATCGCCCGGCTTCAGCTCCCTGGAGATCAGGGGAAAGCTGGGACTGAGGGCATCAAGCACGGCTGCGCTCACTTTCAGGGACTGTTTCCTCCCAGGCGATGCGCTTTTGGGGGAGACGGGCGCCGGTCTGAAGATAGCCCTGTCGGCCCTGGATAACGGCAGGTACGGCGTGGCAGCCGGCTGTGTCGGCATCATCCAAGGTTGTGTCGATGCCTGCGTGGCCTATGCCCGGAGGAGGCAGCAGTTCGGCCGTTCCATTGCCTCTTTCCAGCTGGTTCAGGACATGATCGCCCGGATGGCGGTTGATCTGGCTGCGGCACGGCTCCTCGTCTTTCGCGCCGGCGAGCTGAAGAACAGGGGAGCGGCCAATAGCCTGGAAACTTCCATGGCCAAGTATTTTGCCAGCGAGGCGGCGGTGCGGGCGGCCACAGACGCCATCCAGGTGCATGGCGCCTACGGCTATTCCAATGCTCATCCGGTGGAGCGCTATCTGCGTGACGCCAAGGTTGCGACCATCTACGAGGGGACGTCCCAGATCCAGAAGCTGATCATCGGAGAGCATCTCCTCGGGGTCAAGGCATACGTCTAG
- a CDS encoding NADPH:quinone reductase, translating to MKAIKVHEFGPPEAMRLEEVPDPQPGPGQVVVKVHAVGVNPVDTYIRAGLYPVKLTMPYTPGLDAAGVVESIGSGVSRCKVGDRVYTAGTVSGAYAEKALCEESQVHMLPEQVSFSQGAGVNVPYAAAYRALYHRAGAKAGEVVLVHGASGGVGIASVQLARAAGMTVIATAGTERGKLLVLEQGAHYVLDHHALGYLDQALALTDGHGVDVLLEMLANVNLGKDLRVLANGGRVVVIGSRGTVEIDPRDAMGRDASILGMSLFNASKREMASIHAALGAGLANGTLRPVVSRELTLAEAPAAHHAVLETSSCGKIVLIP from the coding sequence ATGAAAGCGATTAAAGTTCATGAGTTTGGTCCACCCGAGGCGATGCGGCTGGAAGAGGTTCCCGATCCGCAGCCCGGCCCCGGACAGGTCGTGGTGAAGGTGCATGCGGTCGGCGTCAACCCGGTCGATACTTACATCCGTGCCGGTCTCTATCCGGTAAAACTCACCATGCCCTATACGCCGGGGCTGGATGCCGCCGGCGTCGTGGAATCCATCGGCAGCGGGGTAAGCCGTTGCAAGGTCGGGGACAGGGTCTACACTGCCGGGACCGTAAGCGGCGCTTACGCTGAAAAGGCGTTGTGCGAGGAGTCGCAAGTGCACATGCTGCCGGAGCAGGTCTCTTTTTCCCAGGGGGCGGGGGTGAACGTCCCCTACGCGGCCGCCTACCGGGCGCTTTACCATCGTGCCGGGGCAAAGGCGGGCGAGGTCGTGCTGGTCCATGGCGCAAGCGGCGGCGTCGGCATTGCCTCTGTGCAGCTCGCACGGGCCGCCGGCATGACGGTCATCGCCACCGCGGGGACGGAGCGGGGCAAGCTGCTGGTGCTGGAGCAGGGGGCGCATTATGTCCTCGATCACCATGCGCTCGGATACCTGGATCAGGCCTTGGCGCTGACCGACGGCCACGGCGTGGATGTGCTCCTGGAGATGCTTGCCAATGTGAATCTGGGGAAGGATCTGCGGGTACTGGCCAACGGCGGGCGGGTGGTGGTCATCGGCAGCAGGGGTACGGTGGAGATCGATCCCCGCGATGCGATGGGGCGCGACGCTTCCATTCTCGGGATGTCCCTCTTCAACGCGTCGAAACGGGAAATGGCGAGCATCCATGCAGCCTTGGGCGCAGGGCTGGCAAACGGCACTCTGCGGCCGGTGGTGAGCAGGGAGCTGACGCTGGCCGAAGCGCCGGCCGCCCATCATGCGGTGCTGGAAACGAGCAGCTGCGGCAAGATCGTCCTCATCCCCTGA